From Ignavibacterium sp.:
ATCCGATTTACCTTTCAGAAAAATTGATGTGGGTGAAGAAATCACTTATGTGGTCAAATATCTTTTCATCTCAATCGGAGAGATTAAGTTAAAGGTTACTCATAGAGAAATAACAAACAACGACACGGTATATTCTGCAATTGCTTACATAGATTCTTATGAAGGATTACCTTTTGTAAATCTTCATCAGATTTATGAAACAAAATTTAATTCAAGACAAATCCCATTTTTTTTCAGAGGAACAATAATAGACAAAGACACAACCTTCACTGAGTACTCATTTAATTACAAGAACAAAAAGATTCATATTCTTAAAGGCAGCCGATCAAAAAATGAAATATGGACTGATTCAACAGCAGCGCTCGATCGTGAATATCTTGATGGACTTTCGCTTTTTTACTACGCAAGAATGCGTACCGGAAGAAAAGCTTCTTACAACACGCCAGTGTTTATAAATGAAAAGGGAGAAAAAACAGTAATAAGATG
This genomic window contains:
- a CDS encoding DUF3108 domain-containing protein; the protein is MKKIILILFLSFIFVLSIHTQTDKSFYQSDLPFRKIDVGEEITYVVKYLFISIGEIKLKVTHREITNNDTVYSAIAYIDSYEGLPFVNLHQIYETKFNSRQIPFFFRGTIIDKDTTFTEYSFNYKNKKIHILKGSRSKNEIWTDSTAALDREYLDGLSLFYYARMRTGRKASYNTPVFINEKGEKTVIRCYDKPEPIEIDAVDYKINCVYLDGETEFKGIFGLTGYFEGWFSNDEHAVPIYAKMSVIIGNITVELKEWKKKNWTPPQFRN